One Micromonospora sp. WMMD1120 genomic region harbors:
- the ftsH gene encoding ATP-dependent zinc metalloprotease FtsH, with the protein MERTRFFRRPVVWIILVILGAVVLSQLFTAGPSYHRVDTSVALDQLHTAKINKVVFQDKEQTVQLDLAQKTKFGKTETDRIEAQFPYQAGDQVWNEVLDAKAANRVTGPADVKVSSDSIWVSLLVNLLPIALLVLLLLFFMSQMQGGGSRVLNFGKSKAKMITKDTPKTTFADVAGAEEAVEELHEIKDFLQNPAKYQALGAKIPKGVLLFGPPGTGKTLLARAVAGEAGVPFYSISGSDFVEMFVGVGASRVRDLFEQAKTNAPAIVFVDEIDAVGRHRGAGMGGGHDEREQTLNQLLVEMDGFDTKGGVILIAATNRPDILDPALLRPGRFDRQIPVDAPDMEGRKAILRVHAKGKPFTPDVDLDSVARRTPGFSGADLANVINESALLTARKDQRAITNDSLEESIDRVIAGPQRRTRVMSDQEKKITAYHEGGHALVAWALPHAAPVHKVTILSRGRSLGHTLVLPTEDKYTQTRAEMIDTLAYALGGRAAEELVFHEPTTGAGNDIEKATQLARAMITQYGMSSKLGAIKYGTSGDEPFLGRNMGHERDYSDSVAAEIDGEMRALIELAHDEAWEILVEYRDVLDNIVLELMEKETLSTADMARICSRVVKRPPLAPYNGFGKRQPSTEPPVLTPAEKDALKAQAQADGAQASVGGGSPSSNNSDGTH; encoded by the coding sequence CCGCTGGTCCCAGCTACCACCGGGTGGACACTTCCGTTGCGCTCGACCAGCTGCACACCGCCAAGATCAATAAGGTCGTCTTCCAGGACAAGGAGCAGACGGTCCAACTGGACCTCGCCCAGAAGACGAAGTTCGGCAAGACCGAGACCGACAGGATCGAGGCGCAGTTCCCCTACCAGGCCGGCGACCAGGTCTGGAACGAGGTGCTGGACGCCAAGGCGGCCAACCGGGTCACCGGCCCGGCCGACGTCAAGGTCTCCTCGGACAGCATCTGGGTGAGCCTGCTGGTCAACCTGCTGCCGATCGCGCTGCTCGTGCTCCTGCTGCTGTTCTTCATGTCGCAGATGCAGGGCGGCGGCTCCCGGGTGCTCAACTTCGGCAAGTCCAAGGCCAAGATGATCACCAAGGACACCCCGAAGACGACCTTCGCGGACGTCGCGGGTGCCGAGGAGGCCGTCGAGGAGCTGCACGAGATCAAGGACTTCCTGCAGAACCCCGCGAAGTACCAGGCCCTCGGCGCCAAGATCCCGAAGGGTGTGCTGCTGTTCGGCCCGCCCGGTACGGGTAAGACGCTGCTGGCCCGCGCGGTCGCCGGCGAGGCAGGGGTGCCCTTCTACTCCATCTCCGGCTCGGACTTCGTGGAGATGTTCGTCGGTGTCGGCGCCAGCCGGGTCCGCGACCTGTTCGAGCAGGCCAAGACCAACGCTCCGGCGATCGTCTTCGTCGACGAGATCGACGCCGTCGGTCGGCACCGCGGCGCCGGCATGGGCGGCGGTCACGACGAGCGCGAGCAGACCCTCAACCAGCTGCTCGTCGAGATGGACGGCTTCGACACCAAGGGCGGGGTCATCCTGATCGCCGCCACCAACCGGCCGGACATCCTCGACCCGGCGCTGCTGCGCCCGGGCCGGTTCGACAGGCAGATCCCGGTGGACGCCCCCGACATGGAGGGCCGCAAGGCCATCCTGCGGGTGCACGCCAAGGGCAAGCCGTTCACGCCCGACGTCGACCTCGACTCGGTGGCACGGCGGACCCCGGGCTTCAGCGGCGCCGACCTGGCCAATGTGATCAACGAGTCGGCCCTGCTCACCGCCCGTAAGGACCAGCGGGCGATCACCAACGACTCGCTTGAAGAGTCGATCGACAGGGTGATCGCCGGTCCGCAGCGCCGGACCCGGGTGATGAGCGACCAGGAGAAGAAGATCACCGCGTACCACGAGGGTGGGCACGCGCTGGTCGCCTGGGCGCTGCCGCACGCCGCGCCGGTGCACAAGGTGACGATCCTGTCCCGTGGCCGCTCGCTGGGCCACACCCTGGTGCTCCCCACCGAGGACAAGTACACCCAGACCCGCGCCGAGATGATCGACACCCTGGCGTACGCGCTGGGCGGTCGGGCCGCCGAGGAGCTGGTCTTCCACGAGCCGACCACCGGCGCCGGCAACGACATCGAGAAGGCCACCCAGCTGGCCCGCGCGATGATCACGCAGTACGGCATGAGCTCCAAGCTCGGCGCGATCAAGTACGGCACCAGCGGGGACGAGCCGTTCCTCGGCCGCAACATGGGCCACGAGCGGGACTACTCGGACTCCGTCGCCGCCGAGATCGACGGCGAGATGCGGGCCCTGATCGAGCTGGCGCACGACGAGGCCTGGGAGATCCTGGTGGAATACCGGGACGTCCTGGACAACATCGTGCTCGAGCTGATGGAGAAGGAAACCCTCTCCACCGCCGACATGGCCCGGATCTGCTCCCGGGTGGTCAAGCGCCCGCCGCTGGCCCCGTACAACGGCTTCGGCAAGCGCCAGCCGTCCACCGAGCCGCCCGTGCTCACCCCTGCGGAGAAGGACGCGCTCAAGGCGCAGGCCCAGGCCGACGGCGCGCAGGCGTCCGTCGGTGGCGGGTCGCCGTCCAGCAACAACTCGGACGGTACGCACTGA
- the folE gene encoding GTP cyclohydrolase I FolE: MAVSATEPDGDDELDYVAARLISGKLTGRPVEDAVDLGRIEKAVREILIAVGEDPDRDGLQQTPARVARAYAELFAGLRVDPAQVLSTTFEANHEELVIVRDIDVMSLCEHHLLPFRGSAHIGYIPGPDGRITGLSKLARLVEVFARRPQVQERLTSQVADLLMSKLEPRGVVVVLKCEHMCMAMRGIQKSGAKTITSAVRGILQTDSKSRAEAMALIIPR, translated from the coding sequence CTGGCCGTCTCCGCGACCGAACCCGACGGCGACGACGAGCTGGACTACGTGGCCGCGCGGCTGATCAGCGGCAAGCTGACCGGCCGCCCCGTCGAGGACGCTGTCGACCTCGGCCGCATCGAGAAGGCCGTCCGCGAGATCCTGATCGCCGTCGGCGAGGACCCGGACCGCGACGGCCTCCAGCAGACCCCGGCCCGGGTGGCCCGCGCGTACGCCGAACTCTTCGCCGGGTTGCGGGTCGACCCGGCCCAGGTGCTCAGCACCACCTTCGAGGCCAACCACGAAGAGCTGGTGATCGTCCGGGACATCGACGTGATGAGCCTCTGCGAGCACCACCTGCTGCCGTTCCGGGGCAGCGCGCACATCGGTTACATCCCCGGTCCCGACGGGCGCATCACCGGCCTCTCCAAGCTGGCCCGACTGGTCGAGGTCTTCGCCCGCCGGCCCCAGGTGCAGGAGCGGCTCACCTCGCAGGTCGCCGACCTGCTGATGAGCAAACTCGAACCACGCGGCGTCGTCGTCGTGCTGAAGTGCGAGCACATGTGCATGGCGATGCGCGGCATCCAGAAGTCCGGCGCCAAGACGATCACCTCGGCCGTCCGCGGCATCCTGCAAACCGACTCCAAGTCGCGGGCCGAGGCGATGGCCCTGATCATTCCCCGCTGA
- a CDS encoding FtsK/SpoIIIE domain-containing protein has protein sequence MDAVAGPKARTNRAAALHRRAAAVAAAAAGILDETRPAPADQRRQYEVADRLRAAAASLAPGWSGAALDTLTVNCPAGDSPPRFVRVGTAAPLDDARFPALVPLVGTGHLSVDVDAREPRVAGLLRAVLLRLLGAAPAGALLVRAVDATGSVLTPFGVLADAGLLPPPAVDVTGLRAVLTEAEQWVTPGASGRRRHDRTLLLVVAALPESAGPSDLARLEALAEQGPAAGLHLVVAGWPPAGPYSARAPLPRTTAVALRNAYALLGDPPGASFASPGSTGPGGLNSPVFVEPDPPADLVDAVCRRLAEQVEAGSRLALSDLLPPTGERLWESDSADGLTSAVGDAGGRSVPLGFSELTPHWLVSGRSSAGRAAFLTTALLGLAARYGPDELALYLADLGDGESFVEFLQTERDRSWVPQVRAAAMAADREYVRDLLDQLTAEVRRRAEAAARAGGQRFAELRQHQPLPRIVCVVDNVPLLFAERDRLATEVASQLDGLARAGRAYGVHLVLAGAGELGLGSRADAGHRDSVLGQFPVRVALPGGGPVLEPTNDSAAGLPVGSAVVNTAGGLGGPRGAIRGHERLIRHPDPQDHPEVVEGLRHELWAARPAGSAPPVVFAGYARPLLGNDPRHRAALAGQAHGPAALLGRAVDVARSTVAVPLGPAAGRNLAVLGSGTAAGGLLATAARSTSAHHAPGTARFLVAAPDPGSRALAQALTAELATRHPAELVDLPTLLADTAAELPTYLVVFGLDRPGPRELPVDRLRLLLRDGPPAGRHLLGWWRAVPPFAALLEPAGEVDKLSAVVVLDVPVAQLGAVFGRPVEWHARPDRAVLWDGPDERGTILVPFADEAG, from the coding sequence GTGGACGCGGTGGCCGGTCCGAAGGCACGCACGAACCGCGCCGCTGCCCTGCACCGCCGGGCGGCGGCAGTCGCGGCGGCTGCTGCCGGGATTCTGGACGAGACCCGCCCGGCCCCGGCCGATCAGCGCCGCCAGTACGAGGTGGCTGACCGCCTGCGGGCTGCTGCGGCGTCGTTGGCCCCAGGTTGGTCGGGGGCGGCGCTGGACACGCTGACCGTCAACTGTCCGGCGGGTGACAGCCCACCGCGGTTCGTTCGGGTGGGCACCGCGGCACCTCTGGACGACGCTCGCTTTCCCGCGTTGGTGCCGCTTGTCGGCACCGGTCACCTCAGCGTGGATGTCGACGCCCGCGAGCCCCGGGTGGCGGGTCTGCTCCGGGCCGTGCTCCTGCGGTTGTTGGGTGCGGCCCCGGCGGGTGCCCTGCTGGTCCGCGCGGTGGATGCCACGGGGTCGGTCCTGACGCCGTTCGGCGTGCTCGCTGATGCCGGCCTGTTGCCGCCGCCGGCCGTGGACGTGACGGGCCTACGGGCGGTGCTGACCGAGGCGGAGCAGTGGGTCACCCCGGGGGCGAGTGGCCGGCGGCGACACGATCGCACGCTGTTGCTGGTGGTGGCCGCACTGCCGGAGTCGGCCGGGCCGAGCGATCTGGCCCGGCTCGAGGCGTTGGCCGAGCAGGGGCCGGCTGCGGGGTTGCACCTGGTGGTGGCGGGCTGGCCGCCGGCCGGCCCGTACTCTGCGCGGGCGCCGTTGCCGCGCACCACCGCCGTGGCGTTGCGCAATGCGTACGCGCTGCTCGGCGACCCGCCGGGAGCGTCCTTCGCCAGCCCGGGGTCGACTGGGCCGGGCGGCCTGAACTCGCCGGTCTTCGTCGAGCCGGATCCACCGGCCGACCTGGTCGACGCGGTCTGTCGGCGCCTGGCCGAGCAGGTGGAGGCGGGTAGCCGGTTGGCGCTGAGCGACCTGCTGCCGCCGACTGGCGAACGGCTGTGGGAGTCGGATTCGGCGGACGGGTTGACGTCAGCGGTCGGTGACGCCGGAGGGCGGTCGGTGCCGCTGGGTTTCAGCGAGTTGACCCCACACTGGCTGGTCAGCGGCCGGTCGTCGGCGGGTCGCGCGGCGTTCCTGACCACCGCCCTGCTCGGGCTCGCGGCCCGGTACGGCCCGGACGAGCTGGCGCTGTACCTGGCGGACCTGGGCGACGGTGAGTCCTTCGTGGAGTTCCTACAGACCGAGCGGGACCGGTCGTGGGTTCCGCAGGTGCGCGCGGCCGCGATGGCCGCCGACCGGGAGTACGTCCGGGACCTGCTCGACCAGTTGACGGCCGAGGTGCGGCGCCGGGCGGAGGCCGCGGCGCGGGCCGGCGGACAGCGCTTCGCGGAGCTGCGGCAGCACCAGCCGCTGCCTCGGATCGTGTGTGTGGTGGACAACGTGCCGCTGCTGTTCGCGGAGCGGGACCGGTTGGCCACCGAGGTGGCCTCGCAGTTGGACGGTCTGGCGCGGGCCGGCCGGGCGTACGGCGTGCACCTGGTGTTGGCCGGCGCTGGCGAGCTGGGGTTGGGTTCGCGAGCGGATGCCGGTCACCGGGATTCGGTGCTCGGGCAGTTCCCGGTGCGGGTGGCGCTTCCGGGCGGGGGCCCGGTGCTGGAGCCGACGAACGACTCGGCCGCCGGTCTGCCGGTGGGCAGCGCGGTGGTGAACACCGCAGGCGGGTTGGGCGGCCCCCGGGGCGCGATCCGTGGTCACGAACGCCTGATCCGTCACCCCGATCCGCAGGACCACCCGGAGGTGGTGGAGGGGCTGCGGCACGAGTTGTGGGCGGCCCGACCGGCCGGGTCGGCGCCACCGGTGGTCTTCGCCGGTTACGCCCGACCGCTGCTGGGCAACGATCCGCGTCACCGGGCGGCCCTGGCCGGGCAGGCGCACGGGCCGGCCGCGCTGCTGGGGCGCGCGGTGGATGTGGCCCGTTCGACGGTGGCCGTGCCGTTGGGGCCGGCGGCGGGGCGCAACCTCGCGGTGCTGGGCTCGGGCACGGCGGCCGGAGGGCTGTTGGCGACCGCCGCCCGGAGCACCTCGGCCCATCACGCGCCGGGCACCGCGCGCTTCCTGGTGGCCGCCCCGGACCCGGGCTCCCGGGCGCTGGCGCAGGCGCTGACGGCCGAGCTGGCGACCCGCCATCCGGCCGAACTGGTGGATCTGCCGACGCTGCTCGCGGACACGGCCGCCGAGCTGCCGACCTATCTGGTGGTCTTCGGCCTGGACCGGCCGGGCCCCCGGGAGCTGCCGGTGGACCGGCTGCGGTTGTTGCTCCGGGACGGGCCGCCGGCGGGGCGGCACCTGCTGGGTTGGTGGCGTGCCGTGCCGCCGTTCGCCGCGCTGCTCGAACCGGCGGGTGAGGTCGACAAGCTCTCCGCCGTGGTCGTGCTGGACGTGCCGGTCGCCCAGCTCGGCGCGGTCTTCGGGCGGCCGGTGGAGTGGCACGCCCGCCCCGACCGGGCGGTGCTCTGGGACGGTCCGGACGAGCGGGGAACGATCCTGGTGCCGTTCGCCGACGAGGCCGGGTGA